From Herbaspirillum sp. WKF16:
CCACGGCGTCGTCGACGTACTGGTCCCAGGTGGCGCCATCAACGGAGGCGTCGGCATTGCGCCAGGAGATCAGGAACACCGTATGCCCCTGCTCCACCGTGTAGCGCACCAGCGAATTCTGCGGCTGCAGGTCGAGGATGTAGAACTTGTTGATGCAAGGCGGCACGATCAGCAGCGGCACCGCATGCACGGTCTTGGTCAGCGGCGCGTACTGGATCAGCTGGAACAGCTCGTTCTCGTAGATCACCGATCCTTCGCTGGCGCCGACATCGCGGCCCACCTCGAAGGCGCTTTCATCGGTCTGCGAAACGTGCCCCTTCTGCAGGTCGGCCAGCAGTTGCGCGATGCCCTTGGTCAGGCTCTCGCCGCGCGTCTCGATGATCTTCTGCTGCGCCACCGGATTGGTTGCCAGGAAGTTGGCGGGCGACATCGCATCGATCATTTGCTGCACCGCAAAACGCAACCGGTGACGCACCTTGTCGGTGCCTTGCACGGCGTCGGCCAGCGACAGCATGAAGCGGGAATTCAACTGATAGGCGGCCGCCTGAAACGCGAAGTAGGGATTTTCCTGCCAGGCCGGCGCCGACAGGCGGCGGTCGGTGATGGCCGGCGCCTTGGAGGCTGCCATCGATTGCCAGAGTTCGGAGAACTGCTGCGCGTAGTCCTGCTGGATGCGGCCCAGCTCGGCGGGATCCAGCGAGGCGCCCATCTCGCCCAGCTGCCGGGCCAGGGAGGACGGGTCGAACTGTCCGCCGCCGGGAGGCAAGCCCATGCCCGGGAAGCCCTGCAGCTGAGGTTGGAATTGTTGGAATTGGGACTGCAGTGAGGTCCAGAACTTCGGGTCGGACATCTGCGCCAGCCATGCGGATACATCGGGAGAGGGTTGCTGCGGATTCTGCTTGTTCATGCTCGGATCTGCAATTTTCGCGTATCGTTACGGTTTGTCTCGACGCTCCCGCATCACCATGTACATCGTCGCTATCGCATGGCTCTACGTCGTCTTCATGATGTCGATCACCGAACAATCCGCAGTCGCCGGAGTGACTACGTTCCTGCTGTACGGCGTATTTCCCTTGACCATTGTTTTATACCTGATGGGTACGCCGCAACGCAAGCGGAATCGACAAAAGCAGGAAAAAATGAAGGCCGCCCGCAAGGAAGAGCCGGCAACTGAAGGCTCGGCAAAACGCGAGCAGGACAGCAACGAATCCTGAGCCGGACTTACCCGAAAGAGCGATGGCGACCAACGCCGCCGATGCACCGCGAATGTGATTGCGCCGACCCGGCGCGGCCCGGGTTGCGCGGCGCACCAAACGCACCGGCGGCGAATGGTGATCTTCAGCGGGGTCGGATGCGCGCCACCTGGATGCGGCGATAGCGCCCCCTCAGGGCCGCCAGCATGTCGCGCAATACCGCGCTGCCGCGCCACGGCGGCGAGACATAAGCCATGCGTAACTGCAGCGCGCCGCAACGTAACTCGCAGTCAAGCATGCCGATCATGCAACCATCCACATAGGCATAGACATGGACCTCGTTCTGCGGCTGCAGGCGAGGCCCTTCGATCTTCCATCCGCAGGCGTCCATCGCCTACCCCGCGATGTGCGACGCCAGGTGCAGGCCCAGCAGCAGCAACCCGGCGAAGAAACAGCGGCGGAAGGTCTGCGCCTTGACCCGGGCGCGCACCCAGGTGCCCACGCCCATGCCCAGCAGCGCCGGCAACAGCACTATCGCAGAGGCCCCGGCCACCTGGCCGCCGAAGGCGCCGCCCTGCCCCAGGTTGATCGCCAGCGCGGCGGTGGACACCGTGAACGACAGGCCCAGCGCCTGGATCAACTCATCGCGCTCCAGGTTCAAGGCCTGCAGGTAAGGCACGGCCGGAATCACGAACACGCCGGTGGCCGCCGTCACCAGGCCAGTCGCCAGGCCGACGACCGGCGACCACCACTTTTCCTGCCCCGCCGGCACCGAGAACTTGAACGATGCCAGGCCCGCCACGGCGTAGAGCACCAGCGCCACGCCCAGCGCGACGATGGCGCGCCGGCCGCCGTCGGCGCCCATGAAGCCGCTGCCGGCCAGCGTACCGACCACGATCCCGGCCAGCATGCCCGACAAGCGCCGCGCCAGCGCCAGGAACGCGCCGCCGGCCAGGAGCTGCCATACGTTCGTCACCATCGAAGGCACGATCAGCAACGCGGCCGCCTGCACCGGCGACATCACCAGGCTGAGCAGGCCTACGGCCACGGTCGGCAGGCCCAGGCCGATGACGCCCTTGACGAAGCCGGCCAGCAGGAACACCGCGAGACAAGCCGCCAGCACGGCGGCATTCATGTCCATGAATGAGAGCAAGGATTGCATGATGGGAACCGGAGAGGCGGCCTGCGCCGAATTGAGAGTGTTCCCAGTCTGCCAGCGCTCGCCGCGCCTGAAAATGTGGAATACACTTACCCAGCCTTCGGCTTGAACGAAGGCTCAACCCTTCTGCGCCCTGCCCGACATGAGCAACCGATTCGAACTTTCCGACCTGCGCCTGTTCCTGCACATCGTGGAAACCGGCAGCATCACCGCCGGCGCCGCCCGTTCGCACATGGCGCTGGCCTCGGCCAGCGCGCGCATCCGCAATATGGAGGACGCGCTGGGCGCGGCGCTGCTGGAGCGCGGCCGGCGCGGCGTCCAGACTACAGACGCCGGCCGCGCGCTGGCGCACCATGCGCGCATGATGGCGCAGCAGATGGAGCAGCTGCGCGATGAGCTGGGCCAGTATGCGCAAGGCCTCAAGGGCCACATCCGGCTGCTGTGCAATACCTCGGCGATGACCGAGTTCCTGCCCGAGGTGCTGGCCAACTTCCTCGCGCGCCATCCGCACACAGATATCGAACTGGAAGAAAAACTAAGTTATGAGGTGGTGCAATCGGTGGTCGACGGCGTGGCCGACGTCGGCATCATCGCCGACTCCACCGATAGCGGGCCGCTGCAGACCTTCCCGTTCCGCCAGGACCACCTGGTGGCGGTGCTGGCCAGGCGCCATCCGCTGGCCAAGCGCAAATCGCTGGGCTTCGGCGAACTGCTGGGCGAGGACTTCATCGGTCTCTCCGGCGACAGCGCCTTGCAGCAACACCTGTCGGGCCACGCCACCCGCGCCGGCAAGCGGCTGCAGTACCGCGTGCGCCTGCGCAGCTTCGACGGCATCTGCCGCATGGTGGAGCGGCAGGTCGGCGTGGCCGTGATTCCGGAAACCGCGGCCCACACCTGCGCCGCCCACATGGAGATCCGCGCGGTGCCGCTGTCGGACGCCTGGAGCCGCCGCCAGCTGCTGATCTGCGTGCGCGGCCTGGACGGCATGCCTGGACATACGCGCGAACTGATCCAGGCCTTGCAGGCGCATCCCCGGCAACACCCCGTCACATCCGGATGACGGACGGACAGGCAAAAAAAATGGCGGCCCCCGGGGCCGCCATTCACGACTGGATCGGTAAGCCGCCGTCGGCTACTTGAGCCAGATCAGCGAAGCCATGCGCCCGGTCGTCTTGTCGCGCCGATAAGAGTAGAAGCGCGTATCGGCAACCGTGCACAAGCCGCCGCCGGCGACATCCTCGACACCGACGGCCGCCAGGCGCTGGCGCGCCAGCAGGTAGATGTCGGCCAGGAATTTCCCTGGCCGGCCTTCGTAAGGCCGAAAGGCCGCAGCCGCCGCGTTTGCATGCTGCACGAAAGCCTCGCGCACCTCGCCTCCGACCTCGAAGCGCTCGGCGCCGATGGCCGGCCCCAGCCAGGCCATGATGTCCAGGGCTCCGCGCGCGCGCATGGCGGCCACGGTGTTCTCCAGCACGCCCGCCGCCAGGCCGCGCCAGCCGGCGTGAGCCGCGCCGACCACGGCGCCGGCGCGGTCGCAGAACAGCACCGGCAGGCAATCGGCGGTCATCATCACGCACACTGCGCCGGGGGTGCTGCTGATTGCGCCGTCGGCCTGCGCCTGCGCGGGCAAGGCAGCCGCATCCAGCACCGCGGTGCCGTGCACCTGCGTGAGCCAGCCCGGCTCCTGCGGCAGCAAGCGACGCAGCAGCGCGCGGTTGCCCGCCACCAGCGCCGGATCATCCTCCACATGGGCGCCCAGGTTCAGGCCCGGTCCGCCGCGGCCGTCGCCATACGGCGCCGGGCTCAAGCCGCCGGCGCGCAGCGTGGTCAACGCCCCGATGTTGGCCGGCGCACTCCATTGGGGAATCAGCAATTCCATGGGTGACCCATCAAGTCAATATTCGTCGTCTTCATCGTCCGTGTCGCCGGTCACGGGATCCGGCTCCTCGGACATTTCCGGGACCACCGCCAGCGCCGGGTCGATGCCGGCGCGCGTGAGCAATGCGACGATGTCTTCCGGCAACGGCGCCGCCCATTGGCGGAACTTGCCCGAGGTCGGATGCACCAGGCCCAGGCGCGCCGCCAGCAGCGCCTGGCGCGGGAAGACCGGCACCAGGTGAGGCTTGCCGTACAGGGAGTCGCCCACCAGCGAGAAACCCAGCGACTGCAGGTGCACACGGATCTGGTGCGTGCGCCCGGTCTCCAGGCGGCAATGCACCAGGCTGACCGGCTTGCGGTCGATCTCGCCGGTGGCCAGGCGGCGATAATGCGTCACCGCCGGCTTGGCGGTCATGCTCTGCGACACCGCCATCTTGATGCGATCGCGCGGGTGGCGCGCCATCGGCGCGTTGACCGTTCCGGAGAGATGCGGCAGGCCCCACACCAGCGCCAGGTACTGGCGCTTCATGCTGCGCCGCTGCAGCTGGCGCACCAGGTCGGTCTGCGCGGCCAGGGTCTTGGCCACCACCATCAGGCCGCTGGTCTCCTTGTCCAGCCGGTGCACGATGCCGGCGCGCGGCACCTTGGCCAGCGCCGGGCAATGATGCAGCAGGCCGTTGAGCAGCGTGCCGGTCCAGTTGCCGGCGGCCGGGTGCACCACCAGTCCGGCCGGCTTGTTCAATACGATGATGGACTTGTCCTCGTGCAGGATCTCCAGCGCCATCGGCTCGGGGCCGTAGGCATGGTCTTGCGGCGCCGGTTGCGGCGCCACTTCCACCTGCTCGTCGCCCAGCATGATCATCTTGATCTTGGCCGGGGCGCCGTTGACGGTCACGTGGCCGTCCTCGATCCATTGCTGGATGCGGCTGCGCGAGAAATCGGGGATCAGGCCGGAGAGCACCTTGTCCAGGCGCTGGCCGATGGCGTCGTCGTCCAGGCGCAGCGAAATGGGCGCCAGTCCGGCGGAGGATTCGTCGGCGGCGTCTTCGCCCTCGATGAATTCGTCATCGTCGGGCAGGTCTGTCTTTACAGCCTGTTCGGCATTTGTAATCTGAGGGGGTTTCTTACGTGACATCAGCTATAATCGCGGGATCGGGCGGGATTGTATTTCGGGGTAACCTTGCAGCCGGCTCGCAAAGGCGCTCGCGCCAGATATAGCAAAAACGGTAAGCATCCAGACAAGCACACGAAAGTCATGCACAAAATCTTATTGAAGCTCATCACCCTCGGTTTTGCCCTGTCGCTGACGGCCTGCGGCCTGCTGCCGGAGCAGAAGGACGAGACCGTAGGCTGGTCTGCATCGAAATTATACTCGGAAGCCAAGGACGAACTGAACGCCGGCGGCTATGACAAGGCGATCAAGTACTTCGAGAAGCTGGAATCGCGCTATCCGTTCGGCACTTATGCCCAGCAGGCGCAGATGGACATCGCCTACGCCTACTATCGCCAGAATGACCAGGCGCAGGGCCTGGCTGCGGTGGACCGCTTCATCAAGCTGCACCCGAACCACCAGAACGTCGACTACATGTACTACCTGCGCGGCCTGATCAACTTCAACGACCGCACCAGCATCTTCGACACCTTCACCGACCAGGACAACACCGAACGCGACCCCAAGGCCATGCGCGACGCCTTCGATTCGTTCAAGCTGCTGGCCGAACGCTTCCCCGACAGCAAGTACACGCCCGACGCCATCGCCCGCATGAAGTACCTGGTCAACGCCATGTCGCAGTACGACGTGCACGTGGCCAGCTACTACTTCCGCCGCGGCGCCTATGTCTCGGCCGCCAACCGCGCCCAGACCGCCATCAAGCAATACCCGGACGCACCGGCAAACGAAGAAGCGCTGTTCATCCTGATGCGTTCCTACGAAGCGCTGGGCCAGACCAAGCTGCGCGACGACACCGAACGCGTGATCCAGGCCACCTATCCGAACAGCACCTGGTATAACGGCGGCCCCAAGCAGAAAGCCAAGCCGTGGTGGAAGATCTGGTAATCCACGCAGACTGCCCGCCAAGCAATAAAAAAGCCTCGCAATGCGAGGCTTTTTTATTGCTTGCCGCCGTGAAGACTCAGGCTTCCAGCTTGCGGCGGAACACCCAGCTGCTCTCGGTGGAGGCATCCTCGGCGAAGGCATAGCCGTCGAGGTCGAAGCCCTTGAGCTTCTCCGGCTGGCTGATGTTCTTCAGCGCCGCGTAGCGCGCCATCAGCCCGCGCGCGCGCTTGGCGTAGAACGAGATGATCTTGTACTTGCCGCCCTTCCAGTCTTCGAACACCGGCGAGATCACCTTGGCCTTGAGCAACTTCGGCCGGACGACCTTGAAGTACTCTTCCGAGGCCAGGTTCACCAGCACCGGCGCCTTCTGCGCGGCCAGCTCGGCATTGAGCGCCTCGGTCACCTCGTTGCCCCAGAAGGCGTACAGGTCCTTGCCATGCGGGTTGGCCAGCTTGGTGCCCATTTCCAGGCGGTAAGGCTGCATCAGGTCCAGCGGGCGCAGCATGCCGTACAGGCCCGACAGGATACGCACGTGGTTCTGCACGAAATCGAGTTGCCTGGCGTTGAGCGAGGCGGCATCCAGCCCCTCGTACACATCGCCGTTGAAGGCCAGCACGGCCTGCTTGGCATTCTTCGCGCTGAACTTGCGCGACCATGCCGCGTAGCGATTCACGTTGAGCACCGCCAGTTGGTCGGAAATGCCCATCAGGCTGCCAACCTGGGCCGGCGACAATGTCTTGAGCACCTCGATCAGTTCGGCCGAGCGCGGGATGAAGCCGGGTGTGGTGTGGACGTCGGTGGTGGGCGCCGTATCGTAGTCGAGCGACTTGGCGGGAGACAAAACAATCAGCATGGGATTTCATCCAGTCAACAGGTTCGCGCAATGATACCGAAAGCTCGGCCATTGCGTGCGCCGCCGCGCCCGCGAGCCGCTGCGGTTCGCGAATTTGCCGCGCAAAGACCGCGCTGTTGCGGCTTTTGTCGCGCCGGCCCCGCTCCTACACTGTGCCAGCATCTCCCGCAGGCAGGCCGCTTCCCGCCGCCCGCGTCACGTTCCGCACTTCCACCACCGAAGGGAAACGACCATGAACTGGTTCTACGACCTGCGCATCGCCCGCAAGCTGCTCATCACCTTCGCCGCGATCCAGCTGCTGACCGCCATCCAGGGCGTGTTTTCCATCGTGCAACTGGCCAAGGTCAACCAGGCCTCGACCGATATCGCCACCGACTCCCTGCCCAGCGTGCGCTACCCGCTGGAGGCCAAGGTGGCGCTGGCGCGCATCCGCACGGTCCAGCTGCAGCACCTGCTGCCGGGCAACGAGGACAAGGTGGAGGACAACGAGAAACTGATCGCCACCCAGCTGCGCGTATTCAACGCCGCCATGGACAAGTACGCGCCGCTGACCGACACCCCGGCCGAGAAGACCAACTTCGCCGCCATCAAGGCCGACCTTGCCGCCTTCACCGCGCTGCATCAGAAGATCGCCGCCGGCGTGCGCGGGCAGAAGACCGACGAGGCGCGCGAGGTGTTGATCAAGGAAGTCACGCCGGTCTACCTGCGCCTGTTCGACACGCTCGACAAGGTGGTCGCGCTCAACGTCGAAGCCGCCGACGCCACCGACCGCGACGCCCAGGTGAACTACGAGACCGCGCGCACCATGATCATCGCCATACTGGCCTGCTGCATCGCGCTGGGGCTGCTGCTGGCGACCTGGGTCGCTCGCATCGTCTCGCGGCCGCTGCAGGACGCCATGCATGTCGCCGAGCGCGTGGCCGAAGGCGACCTGACGGTGGACATCAAACCCGCCGGCCGCGATGAGACCGGACGCCTGATGCATTCGCTCAAGGCCATGAACGACAGCCTGCTGCGCATCGTCAGCCAGGTGCGCCAGGGCACCGACACCATCAGCACCGCCTCGCGCGAGATCGCCTCCGGCAACCTGGACCTGTCTTCCCGCACCGAGCAACAAGCCAGCTCGCTGGAAGAAACCGCCTCGGCCATGGAAGAGCTCACCTCCACCGTCAAGCAGAACGCCGACAACGCGCGCCAGGCCAACCAGCTGGCCAACTCGGCCTCCGACGTCGCGGTCCAGGGCGGCAGCGTGGTCGGACAGGTGGTCGACACCATGGGCGCCATCAACGCATCCTCGCGCAAGATCGTCGACATCATCAGCGTGATCGACGGCATCGCCTTCCAGACCAACATCCTGGCGCTCAATGCGGCGGTGGAAGCCGCGCGCGCCGGCGAGCAGGGCCGCGGCTTCGCGGTGGTCGCCTCCGAGGTGCGTTCGCTGGCGCAGCGCTCGGCCTCGGCCGCCAAGGAAATCAAGTCGCTCATCGACGACTCGGTCGCCAAGGTCGACACCGGCAGCAAGCTGGTGGAGCAAGCCGGCCAGACCATGACCGAGGTGGTTTCCAGCGTGCGCCGCGTGACCGACATCGTGGGCGAGATCACCGCCGCCAGTTCCGAACAGAGCGACGGCATCGAGCAGGTCAATACGGCGATCGCGCAGATGGACGAAGTGACACAACAGAATGCGGCGCTGGTGGAAGAAGCGGCGGCCGCAGCCGGGTCGCTGCAAGACCAGGCCGAGAAATTGGCCGGTCTGGTCAGCGTCTTCAAGCTGGACCGCAGCCACGCGGCCGTCGCCGGCGCGGATGCAGCGCCGGCGCCGAGAGCGCCGGCCAGGCCGGCGGCCAAACCCGCTGCCGTCGCCAAGCCTGCGGCGCAGGCCATCCGGCACGCCCCCCGCCAAGGCGCCGGCGCTGCCGCCGAAAAAGAATGAACCGAAATCCGCGCCGACCGACGACGGCGGTTCGTGGGAGCAATTCTGAGATTTTCCGCCTCTGCGCTTCCAGCCATGTTCATGCGCCGGCTCAAGTGCGCGGCGCCGCTTGCCG
This genomic window contains:
- a CDS encoding methyl-accepting chemotaxis protein, giving the protein MNWFYDLRIARKLLITFAAIQLLTAIQGVFSIVQLAKVNQASTDIATDSLPSVRYPLEAKVALARIRTVQLQHLLPGNEDKVEDNEKLIATQLRVFNAAMDKYAPLTDTPAEKTNFAAIKADLAAFTALHQKIAAGVRGQKTDEAREVLIKEVTPVYLRLFDTLDKVVALNVEAADATDRDAQVNYETARTMIIAILACCIALGLLLATWVARIVSRPLQDAMHVAERVAEGDLTVDIKPAGRDETGRLMHSLKAMNDSLLRIVSQVRQGTDTISTASREIASGNLDLSSRTEQQASSLEETASAMEELTSTVKQNADNARQANQLANSASDVAVQGGSVVGQVVDTMGAINASSRKIVDIISVIDGIAFQTNILALNAAVEAARAGEQGRGFAVVASEVRSLAQRSASAAKEIKSLIDDSVAKVDTGSKLVEQAGQTMTEVVSSVRRVTDIVGEITAASSEQSDGIEQVNTAIAQMDEVTQQNAALVEEAAAAAGSLQDQAEKLAGLVSVFKLDRSHAAVAGADAAPAPRAPARPAAKPAAVAKPAAQAIRHAPRQGAGAAAEKE
- the yaaA gene encoding peroxide stress protein YaaA — protein: MLIVLSPAKSLDYDTAPTTDVHTTPGFIPRSAELIEVLKTLSPAQVGSLMGISDQLAVLNVNRYAAWSRKFSAKNAKQAVLAFNGDVYEGLDAASLNARQLDFVQNHVRILSGLYGMLRPLDLMQPYRLEMGTKLANPHGKDLYAFWGNEVTEALNAELAAQKAPVLVNLASEEYFKVVRPKLLKAKVISPVFEDWKGGKYKIISFYAKRARGLMARYAALKNISQPEKLKGFDLDGYAFAEDASTESSWVFRRKLEA
- a CDS encoding outer membrane protein assembly factor BamD; this encodes MHKILLKLITLGFALSLTACGLLPEQKDETVGWSASKLYSEAKDELNAGGYDKAIKYFEKLESRYPFGTYAQQAQMDIAYAYYRQNDQAQGLAAVDRFIKLHPNHQNVDYMYYLRGLINFNDRTSIFDTFTDQDNTERDPKAMRDAFDSFKLLAERFPDSKYTPDAIARMKYLVNAMSQYDVHVASYYFRRGAYVSAANRAQTAIKQYPDAPANEEALFILMRSYEALGQTKLRDDTERVIQATYPNSTWYNGGPKQKAKPWWKIW
- a CDS encoding sulfite exporter TauE/SafE family protein, whose translation is MQSLLSFMDMNAAVLAACLAVFLLAGFVKGVIGLGLPTVAVGLLSLVMSPVQAAALLIVPSMVTNVWQLLAGGAFLALARRLSGMLAGIVVGTLAGSGFMGADGGRRAIVALGVALVLYAVAGLASFKFSVPAGQEKWWSPVVGLATGLVTAATGVFVIPAVPYLQALNLERDELIQALGLSFTVSTAALAINLGQGGAFGGQVAGASAIVLLPALLGMGVGTWVRARVKAQTFRRCFFAGLLLLGLHLASHIAG
- a CDS encoding LysR substrate-binding domain-containing protein, whose amino-acid sequence is MSNRFELSDLRLFLHIVETGSITAGAARSHMALASASARIRNMEDALGAALLERGRRGVQTTDAGRALAHHARMMAQQMEQLRDELGQYAQGLKGHIRLLCNTSAMTEFLPEVLANFLARHPHTDIELEEKLSYEVVQSVVDGVADVGIIADSTDSGPLQTFPFRQDHLVAVLARRHPLAKRKSLGFGELLGEDFIGLSGDSALQQHLSGHATRAGKRLQYRVRLRSFDGICRMVERQVGVAVIPETAAHTCAAHMEIRAVPLSDAWSRRQLLICVRGLDGMPGHTRELIQALQAHPRQHPVTSG
- the phaC gene encoding class I poly(R)-hydroxyalkanoic acid synthase, translated to MNKQNPQQPSPDVSAWLAQMSDPKFWTSLQSQFQQFQPQLQGFPGMGLPPGGGQFDPSSLARQLGEMGASLDPAELGRIQQDYAQQFSELWQSMAASKAPAITDRRLSAPAWQENPYFAFQAAAYQLNSRFMLSLADAVQGTDKVRHRLRFAVQQMIDAMSPANFLATNPVAQQKIIETRGESLTKGIAQLLADLQKGHVSQTDESAFEVGRDVGASEGSVIYENELFQLIQYAPLTKTVHAVPLLIVPPCINKFYILDLQPQNSLVRYTVEQGHTVFLISWRNADASVDGATWDQYVDDAVVKAIHIVQEVSKQPQINALGFCVGGTILSCALALLAARGEDPVSSLTLLTTFLDFVDTGAIDVYIDEMQLAMREQMIGKRGLMAGRDFSSAFSSLRPNDLLWNYVESNYLKGEAPTAFDLLYWNADSTNLPGPMFCYYLRHMYLENALKDPGRLVVAGEKIDLRKITAPAFIYASREDHIVPWKSAYASVALINAGKRSNNRFVLGASGHIAGVINPASKNKRNYWTNDKLEADPDAWFAKATEHPGSWWTEWASFLAKHGGRKAAAPKAAGSSRYKHIEPAPGRYVKAKADKII
- the pgeF gene encoding peptidoglycan editing factor PgeF, which translates into the protein MELLIPQWSAPANIGALTTLRAGGLSPAPYGDGRGGPGLNLGAHVEDDPALVAGNRALLRRLLPQEPGWLTQVHGTAVLDAAALPAQAQADGAISSTPGAVCVMMTADCLPVLFCDRAGAVVGAAHAGWRGLAAGVLENTVAAMRARGALDIMAWLGPAIGAERFEVGGEVREAFVQHANAAAAAFRPYEGRPGKFLADIYLLARQRLAAVGVEDVAGGGLCTVADTRFYSYRRDKTTGRMASLIWLK
- a CDS encoding RluA family pseudouridine synthase; its protein translation is MSRKKPPQITNAEQAVKTDLPDDDEFIEGEDAADESSAGLAPISLRLDDDAIGQRLDKVLSGLIPDFSRSRIQQWIEDGHVTVNGAPAKIKMIMLGDEQVEVAPQPAPQDHAYGPEPMALEILHEDKSIIVLNKPAGLVVHPAAGNWTGTLLNGLLHHCPALAKVPRAGIVHRLDKETSGLMVVAKTLAAQTDLVRQLQRRSMKRQYLALVWGLPHLSGTVNAPMARHPRDRIKMAVSQSMTAKPAVTHYRRLATGEIDRKPVSLVHCRLETGRTHQIRVHLQSLGFSLVGDSLYGKPHLVPVFPRQALLAARLGLVHPTSGKFRQWAAPLPEDIVALLTRAGIDPALAVVPEMSEEPDPVTGDTDDEDDEY